The following proteins are co-located in the Pedobacter sp. FW305-3-2-15-E-R2A2 genome:
- a CDS encoding acyloxyacyl hydrolase: MASHCYGRQKSDHWNSLEFSPQISLALFTAGNKLRGSAFGGELTYHIQKNNHPRPWMRMLRLNSVDLVFNYKNMEKVTLSSDPRPNLFGDAYAIVAALNFTLLKSKYAELWVAPGLGIGYLGQTYFTNRNILIGSHLNFASRMALKVAAKVAPYTRLSAGMDVLHFSNAAIRTPNYGINISSLSFGVLQMLRSSGQPKRDTTERKDRLGLSRHQFDFGVNIGRRGVVRSREGLYKTGLYAGYNYRLNPLLGCSSGIDAVYYHTVYQNNLQTDQSLATSLDRWRVGLAIGPDFWMDRLAVMAKYGYYLHYNHFSKSSEEVKTYWTAGLKYYVMDWAAVQTKVYLHKTEADYLGLGILLTP; this comes from the coding sequence TTGGCGAGCCATTGTTATGGCCGACAGAAGTCGGACCACTGGAACAGTCTTGAGTTCTCTCCCCAGATTTCTTTAGCGCTTTTTACTGCTGGAAATAAGCTCCGCGGCTCTGCTTTTGGTGGAGAATTGACTTATCATATTCAGAAGAACAACCATCCAAGACCCTGGATGCGTATGCTTCGTCTAAACAGCGTTGACCTTGTGTTTAATTATAAGAACATGGAAAAGGTAACACTGAGTTCAGATCCAAGACCTAATTTATTTGGAGATGCCTATGCCATTGTTGCGGCGTTGAACTTCACGTTGCTAAAATCTAAGTATGCGGAGTTATGGGTTGCGCCGGGCTTGGGGATAGGGTATCTGGGGCAGACTTATTTCACAAACCGGAATATATTGATTGGAAGCCACCTCAATTTTGCTTCCAGAATGGCACTGAAAGTAGCGGCTAAAGTTGCGCCTTACACGCGATTATCCGCGGGAATGGATGTGCTGCATTTTTCTAATGCAGCAATAAGAACACCTAATTATGGGATAAACATTAGTAGTTTAAGCTTTGGAGTTCTTCAGATGCTGCGTTCATCAGGACAGCCGAAAAGGGATACAACAGAGAGAAAGGACCGTCTGGGATTGAGCCGGCATCAGTTTGACTTTGGGGTTAACATTGGCCGCAGGGGAGTAGTGAGAAGTCGGGAAGGCTTGTATAAGACGGGCCTTTATGCGGGGTATAATTATCGGTTAAATCCACTTTTGGGTTGTAGCTCGGGCATAGATGCGGTCTATTACCATACTGTTTATCAAAATAATCTTCAGACTGACCAGTCATTGGCAACCTCATTGGACCGCTGGAGGGTGGGGTTGGCTATTGGCCCTGATTTTTGGATGGACCGCCTGGCTGTCATGGCTAAGTATGGATATTATCTGCATTATAATCATTTTTCTAAATCGTCCGAAGAGGTTAAGACGTACTGGACGGCAGGGTTGAAGTATTATGTGATGGACTGGGCCGCAGTGCAGACAAAAGTTTACCTCCATAAAACGGAAGCGGATTATTTAGGACTGGGTATATTATTAACTCCATAG
- a CDS encoding VF530 family protein: protein MTEAGQPNNPLHGKTLEFIVKQLVWHYGWPELGVLIRIDCFQNNPSLKSSLKFLRKTDWARKKVEKLYLNTFH, encoded by the coding sequence ATGACGGAAGCAGGACAGCCAAATAACCCATTGCACGGTAAAACACTGGAGTTTATTGTTAAACAACTGGTATGGCATTATGGCTGGCCAGAATTGGGTGTATTGATTCGCATCGACTGCTTTCAGAATAACCCCAGCCTGAAGTCCAGTTTAAAGTTTTTGCGTAAAACAGATTGGGCAAGAAAAAAAGTTGAAAAACTTTATTTGAATACATTCCATTAA
- a CDS encoding sorbosone dehydrogenase family protein, with translation MKNLSPLFAILFCIPLMAVTCNRPMEKADEPRLKDIKLPDGFKIAVYAKVDNARSMALGSNGTVFVGNRDGDKVYALVDADKDGVAEKTYVIAQGLKDMPNGIAFKDGSLYVAEVSKIWRFDQIEDHLANPPKPILLYDKLPKDTHHGWKYLGFGPDGKLYFPIGAPCNICDNTDKDKRYASILRMNPDGTGLEIFANGVRNSVGFDWNPLTKDLWFTDNGRDMLGEDIPGDELNRADKPGMHFGYPFVHAGDLLDPEFGKGKDPKNFSAPQRKLDAHVAALGMKFYTGDQFPKSYKNQILIPEHGSWNRKIPSGYRLMLVKLDGNKVLSYEPFATGWLKEGKAWGRPVDILQLPDGSILVSDDFANLVYRISYKD, from the coding sequence ATGAAAAATCTATCCCCCCTCTTCGCGATTCTTTTTTGTATTCCATTAATGGCAGTCACCTGTAACCGCCCAATGGAAAAAGCCGATGAGCCCCGGCTGAAGGACATCAAATTACCTGATGGATTCAAGATAGCAGTTTATGCTAAGGTTGACAATGCCCGGTCTATGGCTCTTGGCAGCAATGGAACCGTTTTCGTAGGCAATCGCGATGGCGATAAAGTCTATGCCCTGGTAGATGCAGATAAGGATGGGGTGGCAGAAAAAACATACGTTATTGCCCAGGGATTAAAAGACATGCCAAATGGAATTGCCTTTAAAGATGGCAGTTTATACGTGGCGGAGGTCAGCAAAATCTGGCGCTTTGATCAGATAGAAGATCACCTGGCCAATCCGCCAAAGCCCATATTGCTGTACGATAAACTTCCTAAGGATACCCACCATGGATGGAAATATCTGGGTTTTGGACCAGACGGGAAGCTTTACTTTCCAATCGGGGCTCCCTGCAATATTTGCGACAACACAGATAAAGACAAGAGATATGCCTCCATCCTGCGGATGAATCCGGACGGAACAGGTCTGGAGATTTTTGCCAATGGGGTCAGAAATTCTGTTGGTTTCGACTGGAATCCCCTGACCAAAGATTTGTGGTTTACCGACAATGGAAGAGATATGCTTGGCGAAGACATTCCTGGAGATGAGCTGAACCGTGCCGATAAACCGGGCATGCATTTCGGTTATCCTTTTGTCCATGCCGGAGACCTCTTAGATCCGGAATTTGGGAAAGGAAAAGACCCTAAAAACTTTAGTGCCCCCCAGAGAAAGCTAGATGCACATGTCGCTGCTTTGGGAATGAAATTTTATACAGGAGACCAATTTCCAAAAAGCTATAAAAATCAGATCTTAATCCCGGAACACGGCTCATGGAACCGCAAAATCCCATCGGGTTATCGCCTGATGCTGGTTAAACTGGATGGGAATAAAGTATTGAGTTATGAACCATTTGCCACAGGTTGGTTAAAAGAAGGAAAAGCCTGGGGAAGACCGGTAGACATCCTGCAGTTACCCGATGGCTCCATCCTGGTTTCCGACGATTTCGCCAATCTGGTCTACAGAATCTCTTATAAAGACTAA
- a CDS encoding mechanosensitive ion channel domain-containing protein, with product MSATDYNFDFQTIGKKTHDLLIKWGVSDSIADYINLLGLSLVLAIAVYLLHYVLRRLLRITLIRITKRTKIDFFHHLLENRFSHFVALTTAVALVKSSIPVVFYSFPSLIAPLNKLTEVYLVIIIIWLIISLIRSGADSLRKKSAFKSKPIESYMQVIRIILFFIGAVIIFSNLTGKSPLTFFTAMGAISAVLLLMFKDTIMGFVASIQVSTNDTVRIGDWITMAKYGADGDVVEINLTTVKVQNFDKTITTIPTYSLISDSFQNWRGMTQSGGRRIKRAIFIRQSTIRFLTYEEIEQFRRIQSLTSYIDHRQKDIDKHNERIGADKSLLINGRNLTNAGLYRKYIDNYISNHTGLHKKMTMMVRQLAPTPSGLPLEIYAFTGTTKWVDYEYIMADIFDHLLASASYFDLKVHEMDIISPDQ from the coding sequence ATGAGCGCAACAGATTACAATTTTGACTTCCAAACCATTGGCAAAAAAACGCATGACCTTCTGATCAAATGGGGAGTCTCAGATAGCATTGCCGACTATATTAACCTGCTTGGACTATCACTGGTCCTTGCCATTGCAGTTTATCTCCTGCATTATGTCCTCAGACGTTTATTAAGGATCACCCTAATCCGCATTACAAAACGCACCAAGATTGATTTTTTCCATCATTTACTGGAAAATCGATTTTCTCATTTTGTAGCACTGACTACGGCTGTTGCGCTGGTAAAAAGTTCCATTCCGGTGGTATTTTATTCCTTCCCAAGTCTAATCGCCCCTTTAAATAAACTGACAGAAGTATACCTGGTCATCATCATCATTTGGCTGATCATCTCTCTCATCCGCTCCGGTGCAGACTCCCTAAGAAAAAAGTCTGCCTTCAAATCGAAGCCTATAGAAAGCTATATGCAGGTGATCAGAATCATCTTGTTTTTTATTGGCGCCGTGATCATCTTCTCCAACCTGACCGGAAAATCTCCACTTACTTTCTTTACGGCTATGGGAGCGATCTCGGCAGTATTGCTATTGATGTTCAAAGATACCATTATGGGGTTTGTGGCCAGCATACAAGTGAGTACCAATGATACTGTCCGTATCGGCGATTGGATTACCATGGCAAAATATGGTGCCGACGGTGATGTGGTAGAAATTAACCTGACCACGGTGAAAGTGCAGAACTTTGATAAAACCATTACCACCATCCCAACCTATTCCCTGATTTCGGATTCCTTTCAAAATTGGCGTGGCATGACACAATCCGGAGGAAGAAGAATAAAAAGAGCCATCTTTATCAGACAATCCACCATTCGTTTTCTTACTTATGAAGAAATTGAACAATTCAGAAGAATTCAATCCCTGACCTCTTATATCGACCACCGCCAAAAAGACATCGATAAACATAACGAACGTATTGGAGCAGATAAAAGCCTGTTGATTAACGGCAGAAACCTAACCAACGCAGGACTATACAGGAAGTATATCGACAACTACATTTCAAACCATACCGGTTTACATAAAAAGATGACGATGATGGTCAGGCAATTGGCCCCTACTCCTAGCGGCCTGCCACTGGAGATCTATGCTTTTACAGGCACTACCAAATGGGTTGACTACGAATACATCATGGCAGATATATTTGACCATCTGCTCGCTTCTGCCAGTTATTTCGATCTGAAGGTCCATGAAATGGACATCATCTCTCCTGATCAATAA